The Vicia villosa cultivar HV-30 ecotype Madison, WI linkage group LG1, Vvil1.0, whole genome shotgun sequence genome includes a region encoding these proteins:
- the LOC131644876 gene encoding O-fucosyltransferase 8 → MRKQGSPRSGKNSEFKGGTRVMLGTKGFKITSVDCRWHSKSLLLQGLKNDCPKYNTIRSFYVGKKNIRTIVLMFGLLACLFLLDSIFISLFEFENVRPSTALKNSSQLQVQVSFISKKRSPIHMYDRLLNLASSALAEKEFKQEPSNLWIDPYKQASLWKPCAQSNDQTKYVKSNGYILISANGGLNQQRVAICNAVAVASVLNATLVIPKFLYSNVWNDPSQFGDIYQEEYFMNILKDDIEIVKELPPDIKSMDVEAIGSQITDADLAKEATVSDYIETVLPLLLKNRVVHFLGYANRLGFDLIPSDIQRLRCKCNFHALKFVPKIQQVGSILIKRIRKYRASQSMLDTHLVGKFIHNKENHEAPKGSTKYLALHLRFEIDMVAYSLCEFGGGENERSELQAYRERHFPLFLERLKNSSSISPMNLRKKGRCPLTPEEAALVLAGLGFKQETYIYLAGSQIYGENSRMEAFNRLYPNIVTKENLLTDTELAPFKNFSSQLAALDFIACASADVFAMTDSGSQFSSLVSGFRTYYGSGHAPTLRPNKTRLAAIFAENDTIGWNRFEFRVKKMILEGQNVAIRSYGRSIYRYPRCPECMCKHH, encoded by the exons ATGAGAAAACAAGGGTCACCGAGAAGTGGAAAAAATTCTGAGTTTAAGGGTGGTACTAGAGTAATGCTAGGAACAAAAGGTTTCAAGATAACGAGTGTTGATTGTCGTTGGCATTCGAAAAGTTTGTTGTTACAAGGACTGAAGAATGATTGTCCAAAATATAATACTATTAGAAGCTTTTATGTTGGAAAAAAGAATATCAGAACTATTGTTCTCATGTTTGGATTGTTGGCTTGTCTGTTCCTTCTTGATTCTATCTTCATCTCTTTATTCGAGTTTGAAAATGTTCGACCGAGTACAGCTTTGAAAAATTCAAGTCAGCTTCAGGTGCAGGTTTCCTTCATCAGCAAGAAACGGTCGCCTATACATATGTATGATCGCCTTCTAAACTTGGCTTCTAGTGCTCTTGCAGAG AAGGAGTTCAAGCAAGAGCCATCCAATTTATGGATCGATCCTTATAAACAAGCGTCTTTATGGAAACCTTGTGCACAAAGCAAtgatcaaaccaagtatgtgaaaagTAATGGCTACATTTTAATCAGTGCAAATGGCGGGCTTAATCAACAACGAGTTGCT ATTTGCAATGCTGTGGCTGTGGCGTCTGTTCTGAATGCAACTCTTGTTATTCCAAAATTTCTGTACAGTAACGTATGGAACGATCCGAG CCAATTTGGTGACATATATCAAGAGGAGTATTTCATGAATATCCTTAAGGATGATATCGAAATTGTGAAGGAACTGCCACCTGATATAAAATCTATGGATGTAGAAGCAATTGGGAGCCAG ATTACAGATGCAGATCTTGCAAAGGAGGCCACAGTTAGTGACTACATTGAAACTGTGCTTCCTCTTCTTTTGAAAAATAGAGTTGTTCACTTCCTTGGATATGCAAATCGACTTGGTTTTGATCTTATACCTTCTGATATTCAG AGGTTAAGATGCAAATGCAATTTCCATGCTTTGAAATTTGTCCCAAAAATTCAACAAGTTGGCTCTATATTGATCAAAAGGATTAGAAAATATAGAGCTTCACAAAGCATGTTAGACACGCACTTGGTGGGGAAGTTCATCCACAACAAGGAAAATCATGAAGCTCCAAAAGGCTCAACAAAATATCTTGCTTTGCACTTACGGTTTGAAATAGATATGGTGGCCTATTCCTTGTGCGAGTTTGGAGGAGGCGAAAATGAGAGAAGCGAACTTCAAGCTTATAGAGAAAGACACTTCCCTCTCTTTCTCGAGCGCTTGAAGAATTCATC CTCTATTTCACCTATGAATTTGAGAAAAAAGGGCAGATGTCCATTGACACCAGAAGAAGCTGCACTTGTTCTAGCAGGTCTTGGTTTCAAACAAGAAACTTACATTTATTTGGCCGGTTCTCAGATCTACGGTGAAAACTCAAGAATGGAGGCCTTCAATAGACTCTATCCCAACATAGTCACAAAGGAAAACCTTCTCACAGACACCGAACTAGCACCATTCAAGAATTTTTCATCTCAG CTGGCTGCTTTGGATTTTATCGCATGTGCAAGTGCTGATGTATTCGCCATGACCGACTCTGGTAGCCAATTTTCATCATTGGTATCTGGATTCAGAACTTACTATGGCAGCGGGCATGCTCCTACTTTGCGGCCGAACAAGACAAGATTAGCTGCAATTTTTGCCGAGAATGACACCATAGGATGGAATCGTTTTGAATTCAGAGTAAAGAAGATGATTCTAGAAGGTCAGAATGTTGCCATAAGAAGCTACGGACGAAGCATATATCGATATCCTAGGTGTCCAGAATGCATGTGCAAACACCATTAG
- the LOC131644877 gene encoding nucleobase-ascorbate transporter 2-like produces the protein MEPPKPEEMNHPPMDQLHGLEYCIDANPSWLESIVLGFQHYVLSLGTAVMIPSFLVPLMGGTDGDKVRVIQILLFVQGINTLFQTLFGTRLPTVMGGSYAFMVPIISIIHDSSLASIEDPHLRFVNTMRAVQGAMIVASSIQIILGFSQLWAICSRFFSPLGMVPVIALSGFGLFNRGFPVVGHCVEIGIPMLILFAVFSQYLKNFNARQLPIFERFALLISTTMIWAYAHLLTESGAYKNRPDLTQHNCRTDRANLISSAPWIKVPYPIEWGAPTFDIGHAFSMMAAVLVSLIESTGAYKAASRLASATPPPPHVLSRGVGWQGIGILLNGLFGTLTGPTVSVENVGLLGSTRVGSRRVVQISAGFMIFFSMLGKFGAFFASIPFPIFAAMYCVLFGLVASVGLSFLQFTNMNSTRNLFITGVSLFLGFSIPEYFREFTSKALHGPMHTKARWLNDFLNTIFFSSSTVAFIVAVFLDNTLDYKNSSKDRGMPWWTKFRTFNGDTRNEEFYTLPFNLHRFFPPS, from the exons ATGGAACCTCCAAAGCCAGAAGAAATGAACCACCCTCCAATGGACCAACTTCATGGCTTAGAGTACTGCATAGATGCAAACCCTTCTTGGT TGGAATCAATAGTTCTGGGTTTCCAGCATTATGTTCTGTCTTTAGGAACTGCAGTGATGATTCCTTCATTTCTTGTGCCTTTGATGGGTGGAACTGAT GGTGATAAAGTTAGGGTGATACAGATTCTGCTTTTTGTACAAGGAATTAATACACTTTTTCAGACACTCTTTGGAACCCGGTTACCAACAGTGATGGGAGGGTCTTATGCATTCATGGTCCCAATTATATCCATTATTCATGATTCTTCATTGGCCTCCATAGAAGACCCACATTTG AGATTTGTTAACACTATGAGAGCAGTTCAAGGTGCAATGATAGTAGCATCAAGCATACAAATTATTTTGGGCTTTAGCCAATTATGGGCCATTTGTTCTAG GTTTTTCAGTCCACTTGGAATGGTTCCAGTAATTGCATTATCTGGTTTCGGGTTATTCAACCGAGGCTTCCCTGTG GTTGGACATTGTGTTGAAATTGGAATTCCCATGTTAATTCTGTTTGCAGTCTTCTCTCAG TACTTGAAAAACTTTAATGCAAGACAACTACCAATATTCGAGAGATTTGCTTTGCTTATATCAACCACAATGATATGGGCCTATGCACATCTCTTAACAGAAAGTGGAGCCTACAAAAACAGGCCTGACTTAACCCAACATAATTGTAGAACTGACAGAGCCAACCTCATTTCTTCTGCTCCATG GATAAAGGTTCCATACCCTATTGAATGGGGTGCTCCTACTTTTGATATCGGTCATGCTTTTAGTATGATGGCTGCTGTTTTAGTTTCCTTAATCGAG TCAACTGGAGCATACAAAGCTGCATCGCGGCTAGCAAGTGCAACACCGCCTCCTCCTCATGTTCTGAGCCGCGGTGTTGGTTGGCAGGGAATCGGAATCTTGTTGAATGGACTATTTGGAACACTAACTGGTCCAACAGTTTCTGT AGAGAATGTAGGGCTTCTAGGAAGCACTCGTGTTGGAAGTCGAAGGGTCGTTCAAATTTCAGCTGGATTTATGATATTCTTCTCAATGTTAG GAAAGTTcggcgctttttttgcatcaatACCCTTCCCGATTTTCGCTGCTATGTACTGTGTCCTGTTTGGCCTTGTTG cATCCGTCGGGCTATCATTTTTGCAGTTTACTAACATGAACTCAACGAGGAACCTCTTTATTACCGGTGTTTCCCTTTTCTTAGGCTTTTCCATTCCTGAGTATTTCAGAGAATTCACTTCCAAGGCCCTTCATGGTCCTATGCACACAAAGGCTAGATGG TTGAATGATTTTCTCAATACGATCTTCTTCTCGTCCTCAACTGTTGCATTTATCGTTGCTGTTTTCTTGGACAACACTCTTGATTACAAAAATAGCTCGAAAGATAGAGGAATGCCATGGTGGACCAAGTTTAGAACATTTAACGGAGATACCAGGAATGAAGAGTTCTACACGCTCCCTTTCAACCTCCACCGGTTTTTCCCTCCATCATGA